Proteins from one Coffea arabica cultivar ET-39 chromosome 8c, Coffea Arabica ET-39 HiFi, whole genome shotgun sequence genomic window:
- the LOC140013757 gene encoding disease resistance protein RPM1-like translates to MAETVLSFVLRQLSTFLHEEGRLLGGLRQEVQFIMDELGQMRAFLREAEAREEDAQPTLQQWIKQVRDAAYDTEDILDDFVARFARHRATGFYGSVRRIFSSIKNLRARHRVASEIQSIKSRIKSISKAHKRYKSDYGISAQASNSLSAVNNTTWRYSRDDALLVEEAKLVGIDQPKKRLISQLLEEDDYQLKVVSVVGMGGLGKTTLVKKVHEDLEVRRHFPVRAWVTVSQTCDFQDLLKDLIRQLHKEGKKPVPQSIESLNTTELKEFIKDFLQQAGRYAIVFDDVWDVEFWNTIKFALPESSHGNRVMLTTRKADVASAPCTESLGYIHRMEPLPFEDSWTLFCNKIFKGNSCPGHLMDVAKVILDKCEGLPLAILAISGLFALKDVNRTEEWEMVRCSLGGELEGTGKLDRVKKILSLSYSELPWHLKTCLLYTSIYPEDHKIECYRLVNLWIAERFVEGREGMSIEDVAWSYLSELVNRSLIQVTGVFYEGLPDYCRIHDLLREVILLKSREQNMVTVITGQPTMWPSEKVRRLVLHSSSSNNTQHHQQIPNYCFDHLRSFVTIGCMNPLLSKPLLSEVLGSSKLLKVLDLGDQETQEEIPNEIFKMFHLQHLSLGDTGVGRVPKAIGKLQHLEHLNLGNTRVRELPMEILKLKKLRFLRVFQQVDSSDVDYGYHGFKAPSNMGGLLALEVLDSIDASSGSTIVKEIGKLTQLRELYITKLRREDGKELCSSLANLTNLRELSVTSIGKGDDHEIIDLNHHHHPSLSSSSSSWFLQSLRMLILRGRLERMPKWIVHLHGLVRIDLDWSRLREEENPLESLQHLPNLGEINFCGSYQGEGLCFKAEGFLKLKCLELRRMEGLRWMRVEEGALPRLQKLFLEQLPLLEELPMGIQHLTQLQELSLYEMSCQLSEKLLENQKEKSEDYTRIAHIPEILIGYYTDDGEWRHHSLWAEKK, encoded by the coding sequence ATGGCAGAAACAGTTCTCTCTTTTGTGCTGCGTCAGCTCTCAACTTTTCTGCACGAGGAGGGACGACTATTGGGAGGGCTTCGACAAGAGGTTCAATTCATCATGGATGAGTTGGGGCAAATGAGAGCTTTCCTGCGAGAGGCAGAAGCAAGAGAAGAAGATGCTCAACCCACGCTCCAACAATGGATCAAGCAAGTGCGAGATGCTGCTTATGACACTGAGGACATTCTTGATGACTTTGTAGCTCGCTTTGCTCGGCATCGCGCAACAGGATTCTACGGCTCTGTTCGGAGAATTTTCAGCTCCATCAAGAATTTGAGAGCTCGTCATCGAGTTGCTAGCGAAATACAAAGCATCAAGTCCAGAATCAAAAGTATTTCTAAAGCTCATAAAAGATACAAATCCGACTACGGTATCTCTGCCCAAGCGTCCAACTCACTTTCTGCAGTGAACAACACAACATGGCGCTATAGCAGAGATGACGCACTGCTTGTGGAAGAAGCTAAATTGGTTGGCATTGACCAGCCCAAGAAACGTCTTATTTCTCAGCTCCTCGAAGAGGATGATTACCAACTGAAAGTTGTTTCAGTGGTTGGTATGGGAGGACTTGGCAAAACTACCCTAGTGAAAAAAGTCCATGAGGATCTTGAAGTCAGAAGGCATTTCCCAGTTCGTGCTTGGGTAACTGTCTCTCAAACATGTGACTTTCAGGATCTCCTGAAAGACTTGATTCGGCAGTTACACAAGGAAGGGAAGAAACCAGTCCCACAATCGATCGAGTCTTTGAATACCACCGAGCTGAAAGAAtttatcaaagattttcttcagCAAGCTGGAAGGTATGCAATTGTTTTTGATGATGTATGGGACGTGGAATTTTGGAATACCATCAAATTTGCACTGCCCGAGAGTAGCCATGGCAACCGTGTCATGCTCACAACTCGAAAAGCTGATGTAGCCTCTGCCCCTTGTACAGAATCTCTTGGTTATATCCACAGAATGGAGCCACTGCCCTTTGAAGATTCGTGGACTCTATTTTGTAACAAGATCTTTAAGGGAAATAGTTGCCCTGGCCATTTGATGGATGTTGCCAAAGTTATATTGGATAAATGTGAGGGCTTGCCCCTTGCGATTCTTGCAATTAGTGGGCTTTTTGCTTTgaaagatgtaaatagaactgaGGAATGGGAGATGGTTCGATGCAGTCTTGGGGGTGAATTAGAAGGCACTGGTAAGTTGGACAGAGTTAAAAAGATACTCTCTCTTAGTTATAGTGAGTTGCCCTGGCATCTAAAGACATGTCTGTTGTACACAAGTATCTACCCAGAGGATCACAAAATAGAATGCTATAGACTAGTTAATTTGTGGATTGCTGAAAGGTTTGTAGAAGGGAGAGAAGGAATGAGTATTGAAGATGTAGCCTGGAGTTATCTTAGTGAACTCGTCAATAGAAGCCTAATTCAAGTGACTGGTGTGTTTTATGAAGGATTACCCGACTATTGTCGAATCCATGACCTTTTGAGAGAAGTTATTCTTCTCAAGTCAAGGGAACAAAACATGGTCACAGTTATTACTGGACAACCAACGATGTGGCCGTCCGAGAAGGTGCGCCGTCTAGTACTGCATAGTAGTAGCAGTAACAACACCCAGCACCACCAACAAATACCAAATTATTGCTTTGACCACCTTCGGTCGTTCGTTACTATTGGATGCATGAACCCGCTACTATCCAAACCGTTGTTATCGGAAGTTTTAGGGAGCAGTAAGCTGTTAaaggttttggatttgggtgatCAAGAGACACAGGAGGAAATACCAAATGAGATTTTCAAGATGTTTCATCTCCAGCATCTGAGTCTAGGTGACACAGGAGTGGGGAGAGTCCCGAAAGCCATTGGGAAGCTTCAACATTTGGAGCATCTGAATTTGGGTAACACCAGAGTTAGGGAATTACCCATGGAAATCCTAAAGCTGAAAAAACTTCGGTTTCTCAGAGTTTTTCAACAAGTTGATTCTTCCGATGTTGATTATGGATATCATGGATTTAAAGCTCCCTCGAATATGGGAGGGCTTCTTGCCCTAGAAGTATTAGACAGCATAGATGCAAGTAGTGGATCCACAATAGTTAAGGAGATAGGAAAGCTGACCCAATTAAGAGAGCTGTATATTACAAAGCTGAGAAGAGAAGATGGAAAGGAGCTTTGCTCCTCCCTTGCTAACCTCACCAATCTTCGGGAATTAAGCGTTACTTCAATTGGAAAAGGTGATGATCATGAGATAATTGATctaaatcatcatcatcatccttctctttcttcttcttcttcttcttggttTCTTCAATCTCTTCGTATGCTGATTTTGCGTGGCCGCTTAGAAAGGATGCCAAAATGGATAGTTCATCTTCATGGCTTGGTAAGAATAGATCTGGATTGGAGCAGGTTAAGGGAGGAGGAGAATCCGCTTGAATCCCTCCAACATTTGCCCAATTTGGGTGAAATTAATTTCTGTGGATCTTACCAGGGAGAAGGGTTGTGTTTCAAGGCTGAAGGGTTCCTAAAGCTGAAGTGTTTGGAATTAAGGAGAATGGAAGGGTTGagatggatgagagtggaggagGGTGCATTGCCTCGTCTCCAGAAACTATTTCTGGAACAACTTCCATTACTGGAGGAATTACCCATGGGAATTCAGCACCTGACCCAGCTTCAAGAGCTGTCTTTGTATGAGATGAGTTGTCAATTGAGTGAGAAGCTGTTAGAGAATCAGAAGGAAAAAAGTGAAGATTACACAAGAATCGCACACATTCCTGAAATTCTCATTGGTTACTATACAGATGATGGGGAATGGAGACACCACAGCCTTTGGGCTGAGAAGAAGTAG